One Desulfobulbus oligotrophicus DNA segment encodes these proteins:
- the rseP gene encoding RIP metalloprotease RseP codes for MNSVLSFIVVLGVLIFVHELGHFLFAKAFGVRVLKFSLGFGNKLIGWQRGDTEYLISAFPLGGYVKMFGEQRGEPVEPAEQHCSFSHKKVWQRFGIVFGGPLFNLVFAVLLFFSIFMVAGMPEPVDSTKIGEVTEGSAAEQVGLKKGDLIVTINDKPVMSWLEVSDTVKNSHGQEVVLVVDRQGVEMVFTAKPSMEKVKNLFGEEVGERYMLGIVRSDEIRYKETTLVESGEAALVHTWNLGYLTVMGIVKMIQRVIPASELGGPIRIAEMAGQQLEAGWMNLLYFMGLLSVNLGILNLLPIPILDGGHLVFLSLEALRRRPLSERTMEISQRVGMAILGTLMIFVFYNDILRLFKRWLMS; via the coding sequence ATGAACTCTGTTTTATCTTTCATAGTCGTCCTTGGTGTTCTTATCTTTGTTCATGAACTCGGTCATTTTTTATTTGCAAAAGCCTTTGGTGTCCGGGTACTGAAATTTTCCCTGGGATTCGGCAACAAGCTGATCGGCTGGCAGCGGGGCGACACGGAATATCTCATCAGTGCCTTTCCGCTCGGCGGATATGTCAAAATGTTCGGTGAGCAACGTGGTGAACCTGTAGAACCGGCTGAACAACATTGCTCGTTTTCTCATAAAAAAGTGTGGCAACGATTCGGTATTGTTTTTGGAGGCCCTCTTTTTAACCTCGTGTTTGCCGTCCTCCTCTTTTTCAGTATCTTTATGGTCGCCGGAATGCCCGAACCTGTGGATTCCACTAAAATAGGTGAGGTGACGGAAGGGTCTGCGGCTGAGCAGGTCGGCCTGAAAAAGGGAGATCTCATTGTCACCATTAACGATAAACCTGTCATGTCCTGGCTGGAGGTATCAGACACCGTAAAAAACAGCCATGGGCAGGAAGTGGTGCTGGTGGTGGACCGTCAGGGAGTGGAAATGGTTTTTACGGCAAAACCTTCCATGGAAAAAGTAAAGAATTTGTTTGGTGAAGAGGTTGGCGAAAGGTACATGCTCGGCATCGTACGCAGTGATGAGATCCGCTATAAAGAGACCACACTTGTGGAATCCGGCGAAGCGGCTCTGGTGCATACCTGGAATCTTGGTTATCTGACAGTCATGGGTATTGTCAAGATGATCCAGCGGGTGATTCCGGCCAGTGAGTTGGGAGGGCCGATACGTATTGCTGAGATGGCTGGTCAACAGCTGGAAGCCGGGTGGATGAACCTATTGTATTTCATGGGGTTGCTGAGTGTGAACCTCGGTATTTTAAATCTGTTGCCGATTCCGATTCTTGATGGCGGCCACCTGGTCTTTCTCTCTCTGGAGGCTTTGCGTCGTCGACCGTTGAGTGAACGGACCATGGAGATCAGTCAGAGGGTGGGGATGGCTATTCTTGGCACACTGATGATTTTTGTGTTTTATAATGATATCCTGCGATTGTTTAAAAGATGGCTGATGTCCTGA
- the tsaB gene encoding tRNA (adenosine(37)-N6)-threonylcarbamoyltransferase complex dimerization subunit type 1 TsaB yields MADVLILAIETATGCGSVAVTRGVGHTGKIVAEYTLQPDTPHSRHLLGLIQNIMATAGLRWQQLTAVAVSQGPGSFTGLRIGMAAAQGIALAAALPLLTIPTLDGLAVQLPPVNWPVCCLLDARKQQVYAAVYRFREKGWERTSPFLVMKPEELVLSFQEPTLVLGPGLPAYRAIFHGHPMVRQLHTTPVTPRAAAIGLYAADLLVQGKIQDNKQAAPLYVRASEAEVNLLTTKEQTDNGR; encoded by the coding sequence ATGGCTGATGTCCTGATCCTTGCCATCGAAACAGCAACCGGTTGCGGCAGTGTTGCGGTAACCCGTGGAGTCGGCCATACCGGGAAGATAGTGGCCGAGTATACCTTACAGCCCGACACACCCCATTCCCGGCATTTACTTGGGTTGATCCAAAATATCATGGCGACCGCCGGACTCCGGTGGCAGCAGCTGACTGCCGTAGCGGTGAGTCAAGGTCCGGGGTCCTTTACGGGTTTGCGCATTGGTATGGCTGCGGCACAGGGAATAGCTCTGGCTGCCGCTCTACCTCTGTTAACGATACCGACACTGGATGGGTTGGCAGTTCAGTTGCCTCCGGTGAACTGGCCGGTCTGCTGCCTGCTTGATGCAAGAAAGCAACAGGTCTATGCCGCTGTGTACCGTTTCCGTGAAAAAGGGTGGGAGCGGACCAGCCCGTTTCTTGTCATGAAGCCCGAGGAGCTGGTCTTGTCTTTTCAGGAGCCGACCCTGGTTCTTGGCCCCGGTCTGCCAGCATACAGAGCCATCTTTCATGGGCACCCCATGGTCCGACAGCTGCATACAACCCCGGTGACGCCCCGGGCGGCGGCAATTGGACTGTATGCTGCCGACCTGCTGGTACAGGGAAAAATACAGGACAATAAACAGGCAGCACCACTCTATGTTCGTGCTTCTGAAGCAGAGGTGAACCTGTTGACCACGAAAGAACAGACAGATAACGGACGATGA
- the ispG gene encoding flavodoxin-dependent (E)-4-hydroxy-3-methylbut-2-enyl-diphosphate synthase, whose product MIIRKKTRTIQIGSVRIGGGHPITVQSMTNTMTTDTEATVRQIHQLERAGCEIIRVAVPDMDAARALVRIREQITIPLLADIHFDARLAIAAMEHGAQGIRINPGNLGGADQLARVVAAAKHHATPIRVGVNSGSIEKHLLARYGYPTPDRPDALIESALTNVRLLEKQGFYDIKISIKSSDTLTTISGYRQLSAMTDYPLHLGVTEAGGLIPGTVKSSVALGILLAEGIGDTFRISLTRDPVEEIRVGFELLRSLRIRERGPELISCPTCGRTRIDLFSLAETVERHLQTLQSPLKVAVMGCVVNGPGEAREADIGIAGGRGVGIIFKKGTVYKTVPEAELVPVFIEELNKLEAERQKGC is encoded by the coding sequence ATGATTATTCGGAAAAAAACCCGTACAATCCAGATCGGGTCAGTACGTATTGGTGGTGGACATCCGATCACGGTCCAGTCCATGACGAATACCATGACCACTGATACTGAAGCCACGGTCAGGCAGATCCATCAGCTGGAGCGGGCTGGATGTGAAATTATCCGAGTAGCTGTGCCGGATATGGACGCTGCCAGGGCACTGGTCCGTATTCGCGAACAGATCACCATACCGCTGCTGGCAGATATTCATTTTGATGCCCGTCTGGCAATAGCTGCCATGGAACATGGTGCCCAGGGGATTCGTATCAATCCGGGCAACCTGGGCGGAGCGGATCAGCTGGCCCGGGTGGTGGCGGCCGCCAAACATCACGCTACACCCATACGCGTTGGCGTTAATTCCGGGTCTATTGAAAAACATCTTCTGGCCCGTTACGGGTATCCTACCCCGGATCGTCCAGATGCCTTGATCGAAAGTGCGTTGACAAATGTCCGTTTACTGGAAAAACAGGGGTTTTACGATATCAAGATCTCGATCAAATCCTCTGACACCCTGACCACAATCAGCGGCTACCGGCAACTGTCAGCAATGACGGACTACCCTCTTCATCTGGGTGTTACTGAGGCGGGCGGCCTTATTCCCGGGACGGTCAAGTCCAGTGTGGCCTTGGGAATACTGCTTGCCGAGGGGATTGGTGATACCTTCAGAATTTCCCTGACCCGTGATCCGGTGGAGGAGATTCGGGTGGGGTTTGAGCTGCTCCGGTCGCTGCGTATCCGGGAACGAGGTCCGGAGTTGATCTCATGTCCGACCTGCGGCCGGACACGCATCGACCTGTTTTCGTTGGCCGAGACGGTGGAACGGCATCTGCAGACATTGCAATCGCCGCTCAAGGTGGCGGTCATGGGATGTGTCGTCAATGGGCCGGGGGAAGCCAGAGAGGCGGATATCGGTATTGCCGGTGGCCGTGGTGTCGGCATTATTTTCAAGAAAGGCACGGTCTACAAAACCGTACCAGAGGCTGAATTGGTACCGGTTTTCATTGAAGAGCTGAATAAGTTGGAAGCTGAACGACAAAAAGGGTGTTGA